In Cytobacillus oceanisediminis, the following proteins share a genomic window:
- a CDS encoding zinc-binding dehydrogenase, which yields MKAIIHEGKAGRAGLSYGELENPEPGAGEVRVKLKTAGLNHRDLFVLNRHKPEDPALVIGSDGAGIIDSVGEDVTDVKPGDEVIINPGLGWKEKSDAPPAGFEIVGLPFHGTFAEYITIPSENAAPKPAYLTWEEAGVLSLAALTAYRALFTRGKLQSGMKVFIPGIGGGVATFLMQFAKAAGATVYVASRSEEKCQRALELGADKALNSSEYWNGVLGGEKVDLVIESVGPATFNKSLEILRNGGTIVTFGSSTGDQLELNLRSLFYAQQNLLGSTMGSAEEYHEMLQFIEKHQIRPVLDEALTLDQFEQAFDKIENAEQWGKIAFKIGV from the coding sequence ATGAAAGCGATCATTCATGAAGGAAAAGCAGGCCGTGCCGGATTATCTTATGGTGAACTGGAAAATCCCGAGCCGGGTGCCGGCGAGGTCAGGGTAAAATTGAAAACGGCAGGCTTGAACCATCGTGATTTATTTGTCCTGAACCGCCATAAGCCAGAAGATCCTGCGCTTGTCATCGGTTCAGATGGAGCGGGAATCATAGACTCAGTCGGGGAAGACGTTACAGACGTGAAGCCAGGCGATGAAGTCATCATCAATCCCGGACTGGGCTGGAAGGAAAAGAGCGATGCACCGCCGGCTGGCTTTGAAATCGTCGGCTTGCCGTTTCATGGCACATTCGCCGAATATATCACCATTCCGTCTGAAAACGCAGCACCCAAGCCGGCGTATTTAACCTGGGAGGAAGCGGGCGTCCTATCCCTGGCAGCACTAACCGCCTACAGAGCATTATTCACAAGAGGAAAGCTTCAATCAGGCATGAAGGTGTTCATTCCAGGGATTGGAGGAGGAGTTGCAACCTTCTTAATGCAATTTGCAAAAGCAGCGGGAGCAACCGTATATGTTGCTTCCCGTTCGGAGGAAAAATGTCAGAGAGCGCTTGAACTCGGTGCGGATAAAGCCCTGAACAGCAGCGAATACTGGAATGGAGTCCTTGGCGGGGAAAAAGTCGATCTTGTCATTGAATCAGTTGGTCCGGCAACATTCAATAAATCGCTCGAAATCCTGCGCAATGGCGGCACCATCGTAACATTTGGCTCCTCCACAGGCGATCAGCTGGAACTCAACCTCCGCAGCCTCTTTTACGCCCAGCAAAATCTGCTTGGCTCAACAATGGGCAGTGCAGAAGAGTATCATGAAATGCTTCAGTTTATTGAAAAGCATCAAATCAGGCCTGTGCTGGATGAGGCACTGACGCTTGATCAATTCGAGCAGGCTTTTGATAAAATCGAAAACGCAGAACAATGGGGGAAGATTGCCTTTAAAATTGGTGTGTAA
- a CDS encoding lactonase family protein, with the protein MAKYRGYIGTYTKGESEGIYSFILDTEAGRISDVKTAAKLDNPTYLTISQDNQYLYSVAKEGESGGVAAYRLDSSSGSLEKINSQVAEGSPPCHVSVDSSVRNVFSANYHKGTVESYLTNEDGSLNPAVSVIEHSGSGPDSRQEKPHTHYAGLTPDEKYLVAVDLGTDQVITYEVNEGILKEKSILSVKPGSGPRHLVFHPNGRYAYVMTEFSSEVLLLQYHEDGSLVQKQAISTLPEGFTENNQGSAIHISSDGRFIYSGNRGHDSIAVFSVNQDNGELAFVGHTSTEGNWPRDFVLDPTEKFVIGSNQNSSNIILYSRDENNGTLTLLQSDVMVPDPVCVKFLHV; encoded by the coding sequence ATGGCCAAGTACAGAGGATACATAGGGACATACACAAAGGGTGAAAGTGAAGGGATTTATTCATTTATTCTGGATACAGAAGCGGGCAGAATTTCCGATGTGAAAACGGCAGCGAAACTGGATAATCCCACTTATTTAACGATTAGCCAGGATAATCAATATTTATACTCGGTAGCCAAGGAAGGCGAATCCGGCGGAGTAGCTGCATATCGTCTTGACAGCAGCAGCGGTTCACTTGAGAAAATCAACAGCCAGGTGGCAGAGGGCTCTCCTCCTTGCCATGTCAGTGTGGATTCATCCGTACGAAATGTTTTCAGTGCAAACTACCATAAAGGGACTGTGGAGTCTTACTTAACAAATGAAGACGGCTCTCTAAACCCTGCCGTTTCGGTTATTGAACATAGCGGATCAGGACCGGACAGCAGGCAGGAAAAACCGCATACTCACTATGCTGGACTTACTCCGGACGAAAAGTATTTAGTTGCAGTTGACCTGGGAACGGACCAGGTGATTACGTATGAAGTGAATGAAGGCATTCTGAAGGAAAAAAGCATCCTGTCTGTAAAGCCGGGCAGCGGTCCGAGACACCTTGTGTTCCATCCAAATGGAAGGTACGCCTATGTGATGACCGAGTTTAGCTCAGAGGTTCTTTTGCTTCAGTATCATGAGGATGGAAGCTTAGTTCAAAAGCAGGCTATTTCCACGCTTCCGGAAGGTTTTACGGAAAATAACCAGGGAAGTGCCATTCATATCTCTTCCGATGGCCGCTTTATTTATTCCGGCAACCGCGGGCACGACAGCATTGCTGTGTTCTCCGTCAATCAGGATAATGGAGAGCTTGCGTTTGTGGGACATACCTCCACAGAAGGAAACTGGCCGCGCGACTTTGTGCTTGATCCAACCGAAAAATTTGTGATTGGCTCCAACCAGAATTCCAGCAATATTATTTTGTATTCCCGGGATGAAAACAACGGGACGCTTACACTGCTTCAATCAGATGTAATGGTTCCGGATCCGGTTTGTGTGAAGTTTTTACATGTGTAA
- a CDS encoding STAS domain-containing protein — MEPIQKVSAYLTQNAEVLSEEIVAEIVSRFSFEIPRQEIDAAVSMYVEFINYLGAMIANSEDRVPEGLVEWSKGNGERAASMGGKISDIVTRYPDTRLVFTDRLRNIGIEFELSADEVISIVKKVNYILDISINETVFAFERHSEEQLKETQSQINELSAAIVPIQDSIAILPLIGSIDYDRAQIIIEKTVPRVSQLGIETLIIDFSGTVNIDIEIAKHIFDIRNILLLIGVNTIATGVRPDLAKKAVTLGIDLSSLEVYSNVLQAIRSIK, encoded by the coding sequence ATGGAGCCTATTCAAAAAGTTTCAGCGTATCTTACTCAAAATGCGGAGGTATTATCCGAAGAGATTGTTGCAGAAATCGTAAGCCGGTTCAGTTTCGAAATTCCCAGACAGGAAATTGATGCGGCCGTTTCGATGTATGTTGAGTTTATAAATTATTTGGGAGCCATGATTGCGAACAGCGAAGACCGGGTTCCTGAAGGGCTGGTCGAGTGGAGTAAAGGAAACGGCGAACGGGCTGCCTCCATGGGAGGGAAAATTTCCGATATAGTCACCCGATATCCGGACACACGCCTCGTTTTTACTGATAGATTACGTAATATAGGGATAGAATTTGAGTTATCAGCGGATGAAGTTATTTCTATTGTGAAAAAAGTCAACTACATACTCGACATCAGCATTAATGAAACCGTATTTGCTTTTGAACGGCACTCCGAGGAACAATTAAAGGAGACGCAATCCCAGATAAATGAGCTGTCTGCTGCCATCGTACCCATTCAGGACAGCATTGCCATTCTTCCGCTGATCGGCAGCATAGACTATGACAGAGCACAAATCATCATTGAGAAAACAGTCCCGCGGGTAAGCCAGCTGGGAATTGAAACCTTAATAATCGACTTTTCCGGCACGGTGAATATAGATATTGAAATCGCCAAGCATATTTTTGATATCCGGAACATCCTTCTGCTGATCGGCGTCAACACGATTGCCACAGGTGTCAGACCGGATTTAGCGAAAAAAGCCGTTACCCTTGGCATCGATTTATCATCACTTGAAGTTTACTCGAATGTCCTGCAGGCGATTAGAAGCATTAAATAA